The following is a genomic window from Mustela lutreola isolate mMusLut2 chromosome 5, mMusLut2.pri, whole genome shotgun sequence.
GGAGATgaaggagagtgagggagaggaaggagaggtgaTGAAACAGAAGATGACTAATGGAATACTGATGGGGGAGACAAGAAGCAGGAGAAGGCCCCGTTCCAACCTgaaccctaaagtgagctgattacctaccaaagaactccgatcacccatgagatcagcctgagatcagaattatacacgtctggatctctacaggggcagaagatgccagtgggcaggtaaagcggagtgggaacgtCTGACAGAtactggaagataaacaaaaggggagcCACCTctgggagccaccagaggcgacccattggaaagtaatacccctaacacgagagtgccctgcatctgggaaccagcattaacttggagactggttgaaagcattcaaaaagagcaaaggatcgtggcgggaggggtggggggaattgTGGGTATCCGGGTGGCTAGAAagaggggcttaagtccctgaacCCAGGACAGCCTTTCCTGGCACTGAgtcagagaaaccaggtcttgatccctgagccaccagcgcaCCCGAGAACGAAtggggtccggctcctgtgagggctgggagcctcaccagatgGCAGAATGCTGAGCAGTGCTAACAGCTCAGATGCGCacgcccctcaccctccccttagagaggtgcgcgaaggcccagcctggcgCCCTTAGACCCGCGCCATTCTACCAGAGCCTGAGACGCCTGtgcgccccacaccctcccctgagaggtgcgcgcaagcctagcgctcttagacccagaaagaccaggcactcccagcccaggccggcggggaaaatctcagtgtgtgatcactgcttggaatctctctggcggtctggagttacccagacagccaccgctgctgtggttttgggtacaagcagaagatcctatgtccccagggaccgcgactcggAACCTGCTTTGCTAGAGGctaagggggaatttatatgggctctgcagcacccacaggagaccagactgaggcttctctctgagagggaggtcagggtgcagtttgctttcctctaaacctacaaaaaccatcaaaagcggtcaaggtgagagaaaaaaaagtgaacaaacataaaaaacctccagagaacaaaagcctgataaaaccggtttcctcagagcccacccccttgaaggGGACAGGAGGACTTAattcagggaacatcattgactgaaaacccacgtggcagtcCCCTCCcaaagaaaaccaaccaggaaagggaaaaaaaaatgctacaagagaacaaccaccactacttcataggacaacttttatttttaactcgttctcactattctggttctttttttatatataggtaattttttaacctatttaccatcacagtgagatgtccagtacatcaaattccataataaccttctaccctgaactttttgataaaaacacctgtgttttccttttgcatttctatttaaaaaaaaattttttttaaattttagtttaggaATACTGATGGATTCTaaccttccttttttaattctctCCAGTCTCTGGAAGCAATTTACAGTCTTTTTCCCGTCCCCTACTCTTATGCTCATTTGTCCTGTTTTTTTGaagtctcttttctttccttttataccATGGTTCTCAACTTATTTTGGGGAGAAATATCTGGAGCAGAATACTTTGGGAAAAGAATGTCTATCCCTTTCtgttccaaatttatttttatccctttctGTCTCAACAAAATCTTGATGGAATCAACACCACTGTGATctgtgggaaaaaataaaaacctgctcCCTTAGCTCTATTGGAAGTTGGAGGGTGCTAGGCCTTTGTGTGGTAGTGCACAGAAttctagcttttttttcccctcctttctctgtatattgggaccctgaatagccaaaacaatcttgaaaaagaataaaactggaaaactcaCACTTTCTAATTtcaaacttactacaaagctacagtgatCAACACAGTGTGGTGCTAACATAAGGAGAGACATGtacatcaatgaaacagaattgagagtccaaaATAAACCCTTACACTtgtggtcaactgattttcaacaaggatgCCAAAaccattcaatggagaaagaacagtccTTTTgacaaatagtgctgggaaaactggatagctatatgCAAAACAATGAAGCTGGACCCTTAGCTCGAAAATTAACTCATCATGTAacagagacctaaatgtgaatgCGGAAACTCATCAGAGTGAGACTACAAAATTGGGAGTTCTCTGAGTAACTCCTATGTAATATTTACTAAAGGATAAGTAATACAAATGTGCTAACAAGCTTACATGTTATTAGAACTCAACAATATCTGTAGCAATTGATTAGAACTCAAAATCTTTTTCAATGAATATACTTTATCATGTCATTTAGAATTGCCTGTGAATGATGATAACAAAAAGCTGAATGAAGTTTAGTCATTTTCagtattatatttaaattctctACAGACAGTGCATGAACACACAAGGTTTACATCAGGTACAGACGCCACTGTGCTCTGTCCCTGCTGCTTCCAAGGCCCTGCACCACGGAGGTGGCACTATCTTTCCCACCATTCAGCCCCTCCTGTAGCGTTGTTCTGACCTGAATTCTGAATTAAGATCTTCCATTCTTAGTTTAATTTCTGAACAGAAAGGCTTTTATTATCTAGAGAAACCATTCTGTTCTTCATTTCTCCAACTATATTTAAGTCAGTGAAGTTAATATGGTTGATCAGAAAATGTTTTCCGATGCTTGCAAAAGACAATTTCAGCTATATGCAAATAACTGTAGGTAGTATTCCATCCAAAAAGCTACCAACTCCACACTTGAAGTTGAAAAGACAGATGCGCCATGACCAGCTTGTCACACTACTACATTATATGCTCTAAAACTTCTTAGATACTCAGGTATCTgtaaagaaaactttaaattcaAACATGTTACAAGAACAAAATAACATCAATCCAATTATTTAATTAGGGAAGAAGAAATCTCAAATATTTCCTGTTAACTTGTGGCCACGTGCAAAAAAGACAAGAATCTGCAAGAAAGGTATACTGCAGAAGCATCAAGTGATAGTAACATATTCCGATAAAATCTTATTCACCAAAGTCACCCTGTACTCTGGTGACCCCTGACACTGGGAAAAACTAGAGGTGACATCTGTCAAGGAGTAAGAACTGGTAGAACCAGCAGGTCAATTCTAAGGAAGAATAAGACGTGGGCACACAAGGGCAGTATAAATACCCAATACTACTGATCATGAAATGTGATAAAAAATTGAACTTCCACAAAATGGactgttttttaaaactctgagcTGTTTTATAGACTTGCCAAATTACCTATAAAACACAAGGGAAATGCCCCATAATATAATGATGGTTACAATGAGGTAAATTGTAAGGTAGCTACATAATAAAGACATATTGAACTTCAAAAGGCTCCAAAATAGAGGGGCGATAGGGGAGGCACATGATAGTTACTTACCTTTGATCAGCAGCTTGTAGAACTGGGGCTCTAATGCTCCAACAGCCATGAACCCCCCATCTGCTGTCTTGTAAGTTGTGTAGAAAGGTGCTCCACCATCTAGTAAGTTCTGTCCTTGAGGCTGTTCCCACAGTCCTGTTTTTTGAGATTTCCACAGAAAAGAACTCAGGTATGCGCTTCCTTCCACCTTTGAAGAAGAAACAGGATACAATATGAATCCAATACTTAAACTATAAAAGCATGATTAATTCccacttagatttttttaaacattggtataaaaatgtttcttagtAATTAACAAAACTCTTCGATATTTCATGAAAGTATGTTAGAACAAGTTTATGATACAGGGTTTCTCCACTATTCGGGTCAGaagatatttttcagaaaagaCTTAGAAGGAACTACTTTTgttctctccttcaaataaaactGCCAAATGTTGACAATTTTTGATGTCAAGGGAGGGCACATGGAAGCTCCTTATATATTCTCCctttaattatatatgtttaaaactattaggataaaaagttaaaaataaagcaaagaggtttttaaaaaatctatttttgattTCAATACCTATAAACACATATATGTCAATATATGAAGAATATCACATTATAAAGGTAAATCATATTACAATTAAATTTAGCTTATTTTAGTTTGACTCCAAGCCCAACAAAACTGTATTTGAgcacttaatatattttaattttaacaatcaCTAGAAGGTtacaaaataaacacaacaaTATGAGTGGCAGATATATGGGTCTTTTGAGTCCAGACAACTAGTTGAGGATTGCCCATTTCCCGCTGAGTCCTGAAGTAACAGTAACAGAGTCATATTCTCAGGTGTAATGGTGACAGGCTAGATGCATAGGGCGATCCAAAGAAAACTACTTCCCTATACTTTTGACTTTGTGATCCTAATGATTCTAGGCCCCCAGTGAGAAGGCCATCAAAGCATCCTTGTCTTAAAGAGTTGGAATGGAGTGGGCCTATGGAATTCCTCAGTTACTGGCTgtgaaacaaatgcaaaatatatcTCTGGATATatccccttttcctttttaactttaaatCTCATGCACACTTCAATTTATGGCTCTGACATCTGACATACCAAATAGTGTATTTTGTATAGGTGGCCTAAGGTGCTTCTTTTGAAACACGGTTACATAGATTTTAGAGAGTCCccgtatctatatatacacatgtacatgtacatatacagacacacacatagaaTGAAACACCACATATAATGACACATACGCATACACACATGAATATACATCTACGTAAAACCTCACCCGGTCACCCATGCCAGAAACAGGGGAGTCAGGACACCTacagggctcagttggttaagtggccaactcctgatttcagcttgggtcgtgatctcagggtcctggaatggaaccctcaggattcctgctcagtggggagcctgcttgaggattctctctccttctccctctgcccctcctctcactcaaatgcacacacatacatgctctttaaataagtaaatctcaaaaagaaaaaaagaaataggggagtcagtcttgactcctccctctcccctcactgcTAATGCATCATCAAATCCTGGCAATTTTACATCTCAGAGATAAATAGCCCTTAAACCCAGACCCATTCTATCACCAACGACTTTAGTGCTCCCACATCTCTCTCAGCAACTACCCAGGAACTGTCTCTCTGCCCCCAGTCTTGTCTTCCTCATCCATCTCCATTCTCCCTCCAAAGACCTGCCCAAATGCAAAACTGTACGGGTGCTGGACTGGGCTCCTTCCAAGGTGCTGTGATAATTTGGGCAAGTTTCCATGCTTAGGCTTCCtcctctttaaaataatgtattccaAGCGAAACTGCTGATttgaggatgaggagaaactgCAGGGGGGGAAGTGCTCTGCGTAACACAAGGCCTGTGCTCAAGGCGGGGCAGTGAAAAAATGCAAAGCCTCATAATATCGGAGTCTCCCCAAAAAACATAGAAGGAAGATCTAGACTGGCCCATTTTACTTTAGCGCCCGTAAGAATCTTCTCTATATATCTGCTAAGGGAGCCTTCTGGAGCCTAGTTTCAAATGAAGATTGCTTGAAAATGGGGAAAATTGCTGAAGCCAACATAGGAATCAGACGAGCCATGGAAAGTTCAGAGAATTGATTCCACAAACAGATAATCATTGATGACATTCTGACACATGTAAAGGATATGAAGCTATTTTCAAGAAAAGGATGTTCTTGGTAATATGGGTTCCAATTTTGAATCCCACCTCTCTCTTGTCCTATCCAGAAAAGAATCTGAGGCAGCTGCCCATCAGACTTGGGAACAACACGGAGGTTCATCACTTCCCCTAATTAACACTTACCATGCTTACGTCAATGACCTGACCTTTGCCAGAGCGCGTGCGTTCAAATAGAGCCAAGAGGATGCCCAGTGTGCACATGAGGCCACCACCGCCAAAGTCAGCCAGTAGATTCAGTGGGGGAAATGGATTCTCACCACTTCGGCCAATTTTTGACAGGACacctacattatttaaaaaaaaaaaaaaaaaaaatcagggaacaGAACCTATaattttaatgtctcttttaaataaatacatgaacacCTTAAGACTAATAACCAGTCTCTCTAGCTGCCGACATAGTGAATACTAGTACATAATGCTTTTCCAAATCTAAACTTATTCAGCATATCTATAAACAGGCTTTCCTCCCCAACAAggctccttgttttgtttttcacctttttttttttcttctctaaaacttTATTCCAACGAATGCTTTCACAATTTCATTACTCAGTTTTTACTCACTGAGTTTCAGGGaaaaaattattatcattaattaCTGTTACCAATTTAGTTCATCAATTATACAACAGGGTAATCCACTGCCATTCTTATTAGAAAGAGacacaagaaaataaacacaagaacAATAAAAGtgactacattttaaaatagctagAAAAAACAATTCTATCCTCACTCTTTTCCTCAACCTTTCAATTTGTTCTCATACGATATTTGAGACTCAAATCTCAAAAACACACACTTTCTTAGAATCCAAGGGTTGGGTCATTCTAAGACTCAATCTCATAGGTAAAAATTCTAATAAAGTGATAATACGACCTGAAAACAACAGGTATTCAGTAAAGTCTAAAATAGTGACTCAGGCAATAATTCTCAATGAagttggaaggaaaggggaatcGGGATTAAACAATATTAGCATTTTCAAACTATAGGACCATCAGGTCTCTTTACTTCCTAGTAGGGGCTTGACTGAGAATTGATTATACAAATGCGGTAAGTAAATGTTACTAGCAAGGGTTTATTATTCCTCAAATGTGTGAAGACAAGGAGAAAGGGGTTGAGAATAACTGTTCCAGGACAAACCAAcccctccttttttattttaactaggtTCCATGGGCAAAGTgcggcttaaactcacaaccctgagatcaagagttgcatgttccactgacagagccagccaaaCCCACCCTTTTTGAGCCACCACGGTTCCCTTAtctattttcattaatattcaaatCTGCACCTTTGAAAATTCTTTGTAATTAGTCTAACTGTCCATCTTGACTGGgaccaaaataaaaagcacagagaaattattttctggATGTACCTGACAAAGCCAAATAGTTGATGTCATGGCCTGCCACTCTAGAGAATCTTCCAGACTGGCCAAATCCACTCAATCTGGCATAGATAAGCTTTGGATTCTCCTTCCGCAGAACCTCTGGGCCTAGCTGGAGTTTCTCCATGACACCTTAAGAGGAAAGTAACagtgattgttttttaaaagaggatGAAACTGAGCATATAATCCCATCA
Proteins encoded in this region:
- the AMACR gene encoding alpha-methylacyl-CoA racemase isoform X3 gives rise to the protein MALHGISVLELAGLAPGPYCGMVLADFGAQVVRVDRLGARRDLSFLSRGKRSLAVDLKRPQGAAVLRRLCARTDVVLEPFRHGVMEKLQLGPEVLRKENPKLIYARLSGFGQSGRFSRVAGHDINYLALSGGRKRIPEFFSVEISKNRTVGTASRTELTRWWSTFLHNLQDSRWGVHGCWSIRAPVLQAADQR
- the AMACR gene encoding alpha-methylacyl-CoA racemase isoform X2, which produces MALHGISVLELAGLAPGPYCGMVLADFGAQVVRVDRLGARRDLSFLSRGKRSLAVDLKRPQGAAVLRRLCARTDVVLEPFRHGVMEKLQLGPEVLRKENPKLIYARLSGFGQSGRFSRVAGHDINYLALSGVLSKIGRSGENPFPPLNLLADFGGGGLMCTLGILLALFERTRSGKGQVIDVSMVEGSAYLSSFLWKSQKTGLWEQPQGQNLLDGGAPFYTTYKTADGGFMAVGALEPQFYKLLIKAVSENRNRRKTSRLFL